A DNA window from Brassica napus cultivar Da-Ae chromosome A4, Da-Ae, whole genome shotgun sequence contains the following coding sequences:
- the LOC106369309 gene encoding protein HUA2-LIKE 3-like isoform X1 translates to MAPSRKKGGAKAAAAASARRQWKVGDLVLAKVKGFPAWPAAVSEPEKWGYSADKKKVLVHFFGTQQIAFCNPADVESFTEEKKQSLLTKRHAKGADFVRAVKEIAESYEKLKQLDESNGPKSAEETTVGSSGNTIELPQASENLIGTRLDTQIESSSHGRDESTLLSEDASAAEQMLALRHNSLARNGACDNAAAKDLCEIATHSSRRRNERARSQKCAPQKIVLPVQHSKISSSLEFDRLQRSIHQCSDGGHSVDDIDDGTKGRRKRIRRSGPSESDDVVSPVQKLHGSDEENASEIATGESDNNSRNMGNGVDSGSKVEHPDAVGEGCEGGHELSKGLDFQISTMVKRKRRKPTRKRETCDLVDPPAKIEAEEGSGTKACDSCQGSQNSHETLNERLCAENGDEHLPLVKRARVRMSRAYYADEKVNASSQFEERSSKDTPTSSAMQTSPSVNHENDIVSGHDTSAAKEFNSFELSGKLPGDMVDVVPPYMGKPSGRMSPSISCVQTVGDKQTAMEVHENEFSMTPNDEVTRARSNKLGSSLEGNTRVSEGFQGCSEESQTINCQNVESDPIGMQCTRQSENNGTPLNPDTVDSSVNNPPSLCSGLDMTASWVPAQSPHQHQSHDHDSCDQSLVAVEDASLKEKCENIDNVTQGVQSQVVEHSPPFCSVVNNQAAENMQETENTLLEIKQGSLGKELDSGKQAQIIQNPAPSATERYMMDKEAEPQYETVHSHCEDAVENKELEKSCEADEQKEQIQATNSVSVSENLSREKMSLSPDSSARGAPHGNVSTVEGADGMQNNNNCSTSGEKKTISDDTGKEERRVEIGVTQVNKIGSSDVQFTIESFETALASLVRTKETIGRATRLAMDLVKFGMSAKAMEILAHTLESESNLQRRVDLFFLVDSIAQCSKGLSGDAGGVYLSSIQVMLPRLLAAAVPAGATTQENRRQCLKVLRLWLERRILPESIVRHHIRELDSHSNAPACLYSRRSARTERALDDPVRDMEGMLVDEYGSNSTLQLHGLCMPAMLKVEDEGSDSDGGDFESVTPEHESRILEEHVTPSITERHTRILEDVDGELEMEDVAPPWDVGSKAPTDQADNTESAYCQPVSGTSHQNVTSLSPLAPPSQNAQSNSYTNGFDGSGYQSMHGDQQARMNPSTHYRSPESSYSSRASLSKSMPRGEGSDFQHRPYPSPNPPPPSSHHYYSHMEPDNHMTEGPSYPHGSHYTGDFGERNYHDSHESMRHAPYESRDNWRYHPPPSHGPRYQDRHKGHYQSSSYSGHHRDSGRFQNHRWSHHSPRAYNNNNRHSFQHKPHSEGPVPVPMRDPQGTWHQR, encoded by the exons ATGGCTCCGAGCCGCAAGAAAGGCGGTGCTAAGGCTGCCGCCGCTGCATCCGCCCGGAGACAGTGGAAGGTTGGCGATCTCGTGCTTGCCAAAGTCAAAGGCTTTCCTGCTTGGCCTGCCGCG GTTAGTGAACCAGAAAAGTGGGGCTACTCAGCGGATAAGAAGAAAGTACTGGTTCACTTTTTTGGCACACAGCAGAT AGCTTTCTGCAATCCTGCTGATGTTGAATCATTTACGGAGGAGAAGAAGCAATCGCTTTTGACAAAACGGCATGCAAAAGGTGCAGATTTTGTCCGTGCGGTTAAAGAGATCGCAGAGAGTTACGAGAAGCTGAAACAGCTGGACGAGTCTAATGGTCCTAAATCTGCTGAAGAAACAACGGTTGGAAGTTCTGGGAATACTATAGAGCTGCCTCAGGCCAGTGAAAATCTAATTGGTACAAGACTTGATACACAAATAGAATCATCTAGTCATGGTAGAGATGAATCGACTCTTCTCAGCGAGGATGCTTCAGCTGCTGAACAAATGCTAGCTCTGCGTCATAATAGTCTAGCTCGTAATGGAGCCTGTGATAATGCCGCAGCCAAAGATCTGTGTGAGATAGCTACACATTCTTCAAGGAGAAGAAATGAACGGGCGCGGTCTCAAAAGTGTGCTCCACAGAAAATAGTATTACCGGTTCAGCACTCTAAAATCTCGTCAAGCTTGGAATTCGATAGGCTTCAAAGGTCCATCCATCAATGCAGTGATGGTGGCCACAGTGTAGATGATATAGATGATGGAACTAAAGGAAGGAGAAAGAGGATCCGAAGGTCAGGTCCTTCTGAATCAGATGATGTGGTTTCACCAGTTCAAAAATTGCACGGATCTGATGAAGAAAACGCCTCTGAAATTGCTACAGGTGAGTCTGACAATAATAGTAGGAATATGGGCAATGGTGTGGATTCTGGTTCCAAAGTTGAGCATCCTGATGCTGTTGGTGAGGGGTGCGAAGGAGGTCATGAGCTCAGCAAAGGGCTTGATTTCCAAATTAGTACCAtggtgaagaggaagaggaggaagccTACCAGAAAACGTGAGACCTGTGACCTTGTTGACCCTCCTGCTAAAATTGAAGCAGAAGAAGGTTCTGGGACCAAGGCGTGTGATAGCTGCCAGGGGTCTCAAAATTCTCATGAAACGCTGAATGAGAGGCTCTGTGCAGAGAATGGGGATGAACACTTGCCTCTGGTAAAACGAGCCAGAGTCCGAATGAGTAGAGCTTATTACGCTGATGAAAAGGTCAATGCCTCTTCACAGTTCGAAGAAAGATCATCCAAAGACACTCCAACAAGTTCAGCCATGCAAACAAGCCCCTCGGTTAATCATGAAAATGATATTGTATCTGGTCATGATACTTCTGCGGCCAAAGAATTTAACAGCTTTGAGTTGTCTGGTAAGCTCCCAGGTGATATGGTTGATGTAGTGCCTCCTTATATGGGAAAACCTTCTGGCAGAATGTCTCCGTCTATATCCTGTGTTCAGACTGTAGGAGATAAACAGACTGCTATGGAGGTCCATGAGAACGAATTTAGCATGACGCCAAATGATGAAGTAACTCGAGCACGGTCTAATAAACTTGGCAGTTCGCTAGAAGGGAACACTCGTGTATCTGAAGGTTTTCAGGGTTGTTCGGAGGAATCACAAACCATAAACTGTCAAAATGTTGAGTCCGATCCTATTGGCATGCAATGCACACGTCAAAGTGAGAACAACGGAACCCCTTTGAATCCTGATACAGTGGACTCATCTGTAAATAATCCCCCGAGTTTATGCTCGGGTTTGGATATGACAGCGTCATGGGTACCTGCTCAGTCTCCTCATCAACACCAAAGCCATGACCATGATTCTTGTGACCAATCATTGGTCGCTGTTGAAGATGCTTCCCTTAAAGAAAAATGTGAGAATATTGATAATGTGACTCAAGGTGTTCAGTCCCAAGTTGTAGAACATTCTCCACCGTTCTGTTCAGTGGTCAATAATCAGGCGGCTGAAAACATGCAGGAAACTGAAAACACTCTACTGGAAATAAAACAAGGAAGTCTGGGTAAAGAACTTGATAGTGGCAAGCAAGCTCAGATAATACAGAATCCAGCTCCCTCTGCCACTGAACGTTATATGATGGATAAAGAAGCGGAACCTCAGTATGAAACGGTGCATAGCCACTGTGAGGATGCTGTGGAGAACAAAGAGCTGGAAAAGAG CTGTGAGGCGGATGAGCAGAAAGAGCAGATCCAAGCCACCAATTCTGTCTCAGTATCTGAGAACCTTTCACGTGAAAAAATGAGTCTATCTCCTGACTCTTCTGCCAGGGGGGCTCCACATGGCAATGTGTCTACTGTAGAAGGTGCAGATGGTATGCAGAACAACAATAATTGTAGCACCAGTGGCGAGAAAAAAACTATCAGTGATGACACaggcaaagaagaaagaagggTTGAAATTGGTGTAACTCAGGTGAATAAAATCGGTAGTTCTGATGTGCAATTCACCATTGAATCTTTTGAGACCGCACTTGCTTCCTTGGTGAGGACAAAGGAGACCATTGGCCGTGCAACTCGTTTAGCTATGGACTTGGTGAAATTTGGTATGTCGGCAAAG GCCATGGAAATTCTTGCTCATACTTTGGAAAGCGAGTCAAACTTACAAAGGAGGGTGGACTTATTTTTCCTTGTTGATTCTATAGCTCAGTGTTCCAAAGGTCTGAGTG GTGATGCTGGCGGTGTTTATCTTTCATCCATTCAAGTTATGCTGCCTCGCCTGTTGGCTGCTGCTGTCCCAGCTGGAGCTACCACACAAGAAAACCGGAGACAGTGCTTGAAG GTTTTGAGGCTTTGGCTCGAAAGAAGGATCCTTCCTGAATCTATTGTTCGTCACCATATAAGAGAACTTGATTCACATAGTAACGCACCTGCTTGCCTCTATTCTCGGCGCTCAGCGCGAACAGAAAGGGCGCTGGATGACCCCGTCAGAGACATGGAGGGTATGCTCGTGGATGAATATGGAAG TAATTCAACCCTCCAGCTTCATGGATTGTGCATGCCTGCAATGCTTAAGGTTGAAGACGAAGGAAGTGACTCGGATGGGGGTGATTTTGAGTCTGTCACTCCTGAACACGAGTCCAGAATTTTAGAAGAACATGTTACACCTTCCATTACTGAAAGGCATACTCGTATACTTGAAGATGTTGACGGCGAGCTCGAAATGGAAGACGTGGCTCCACCTTGGGATGTTGGAAGTAAGGCACCCACTGATCAAGCTGATAATACAGAGTCTGCATATTGTCAGCCTGTCTCTGGCACTTCACATCAGAATGTGACCTCGTTATCTCCATTAGCTCCCCCTTCACAGAATGCGCAGTCTAATTCCTACACAAATGGTTTCGACGGCAGTGGATATCAAAGCATGCAC GGAGATCAGCAGGCACGGATGAATCCATCTACGCATTACCGAAGTCCTGAATCATCTTATAGTTCCCGTGCATCTTTGTCAAAAAGCATGCCACGCGGTGAGGGTTCTGACTTCCAGCATAGGCCTTATCCATCACCTAATCCCCCACCTCCGTCTTCTCATCACTATTATTCACATATGGAGCCGGACAACCATATGACAGAAGGTCCATCCTACCCTCACGGATCGCATTACACAGGGGATTTTGGTGAAAGGAATTATCATGATAGCCATGAAAGCATGAGGCATGCACCATATGAGAGTCGAGACAATTGGAGATATCATCCGCCGCCTTCTCATG GTCCACGATATCAGGACAGACACAAAGGCCATTACCAATCCAGTTCATACAGTGGCCATCACCGTGACTCTGGAAGGTTTCAGAACCACAGGTGGAGTCATCATTCTCCGCGTGcatataacaacaacaacagacaCTCTTTTCAACATAAACCACATTCGGAAGGCCCTGTTCCAGTCCCAATGAGAG ATCCGCAGGGCACATGGCATCAGAGGTGA
- the LOC106369309 gene encoding protein HUA2-LIKE 3-like isoform X2, with amino-acid sequence MAPSRKKGGAKAAAAASARRQWKVGDLVLAKVKGFPAWPAAVSEPEKWGYSADKKKVLVHFFGTQQIAFCNPADVESFTEEKKQSLLTKRHAKGADFVRAVKEIAESYEKLKQLDESNGPKSAEETTVGSSGNTIELPQASENLIGTRLDTQIESSSHGRDESTLLSEDASAAEQMLALRHNSLARNGACDNAAAKDLCEIATHSSRRRNERARSQKCAPQKIVLPVQHSKISSSLEFDRLQRSIHQCSDGGHSVDDIDDGTKGRRKRIRRSGPSESDDVVSPVQKLHGSDEENASEIATGESDNNSRNMGNGVDSGSKVEHPDAVGEGCEGGHELSKGLDFQISTMVKRKRRKPTRKRETCDLVDPPAKIEAEEGSGTKACDSCQGSQNSHETLNERLCAENGDEHLPLVKRARVRMSRAYYADEKVNASSQFEERSSKDTPTSSAMQTSPSVNHENDIVSGHDTSAAKEFNSFELSGKLPGDMVDVVPPYMGKPSGRMSPSISCVQTVGDKQTAMEVHENEFSMTPNDEVTRARSNKLGSSLEGNTRVSEGFQGCSEESQTINCQNVESDPIGMQCTRQSENNGTPLNPDTVDSSVNNPPSLCSGLDMTASWVPAQSPHQHQSHDHDSCDQSLVAVEDASLKEKCENIDNVTQGVQSQVVEHSPPFCSVVNNQAAENMQETENTLLEIKQGSLGKELDSGKQAQIIQNPAPSATERYMMDKEAEPQYETVHSHCEDAVENKELEKSCEADEQKEQIQATNSVSVSENLSREKMSLSPDSSARGAPHGNVSTVEGADGMQNNNNCSTSGEKKTISDDTGKEERRVEIGVTQVNKIGSSDVQFTIESFETALASLVRTKETIGRATRLAMDLVKFGMSAKAMEILAHTLESESNLQRRVDLFFLVDSIAQCSKGDAGGVYLSSIQVMLPRLLAAAVPAGATTQENRRQCLKVLRLWLERRILPESIVRHHIRELDSHSNAPACLYSRRSARTERALDDPVRDMEGMLVDEYGSNSTLQLHGLCMPAMLKVEDEGSDSDGGDFESVTPEHESRILEEHVTPSITERHTRILEDVDGELEMEDVAPPWDVGSKAPTDQADNTESAYCQPVSGTSHQNVTSLSPLAPPSQNAQSNSYTNGFDGSGYQSMHGDQQARMNPSTHYRSPESSYSSRASLSKSMPRGEGSDFQHRPYPSPNPPPPSSHHYYSHMEPDNHMTEGPSYPHGSHYTGDFGERNYHDSHESMRHAPYESRDNWRYHPPPSHGPRYQDRHKGHYQSSSYSGHHRDSGRFQNHRWSHHSPRAYNNNNRHSFQHKPHSEGPVPVPMRDPQGTWHQR; translated from the exons ATGGCTCCGAGCCGCAAGAAAGGCGGTGCTAAGGCTGCCGCCGCTGCATCCGCCCGGAGACAGTGGAAGGTTGGCGATCTCGTGCTTGCCAAAGTCAAAGGCTTTCCTGCTTGGCCTGCCGCG GTTAGTGAACCAGAAAAGTGGGGCTACTCAGCGGATAAGAAGAAAGTACTGGTTCACTTTTTTGGCACACAGCAGAT AGCTTTCTGCAATCCTGCTGATGTTGAATCATTTACGGAGGAGAAGAAGCAATCGCTTTTGACAAAACGGCATGCAAAAGGTGCAGATTTTGTCCGTGCGGTTAAAGAGATCGCAGAGAGTTACGAGAAGCTGAAACAGCTGGACGAGTCTAATGGTCCTAAATCTGCTGAAGAAACAACGGTTGGAAGTTCTGGGAATACTATAGAGCTGCCTCAGGCCAGTGAAAATCTAATTGGTACAAGACTTGATACACAAATAGAATCATCTAGTCATGGTAGAGATGAATCGACTCTTCTCAGCGAGGATGCTTCAGCTGCTGAACAAATGCTAGCTCTGCGTCATAATAGTCTAGCTCGTAATGGAGCCTGTGATAATGCCGCAGCCAAAGATCTGTGTGAGATAGCTACACATTCTTCAAGGAGAAGAAATGAACGGGCGCGGTCTCAAAAGTGTGCTCCACAGAAAATAGTATTACCGGTTCAGCACTCTAAAATCTCGTCAAGCTTGGAATTCGATAGGCTTCAAAGGTCCATCCATCAATGCAGTGATGGTGGCCACAGTGTAGATGATATAGATGATGGAACTAAAGGAAGGAGAAAGAGGATCCGAAGGTCAGGTCCTTCTGAATCAGATGATGTGGTTTCACCAGTTCAAAAATTGCACGGATCTGATGAAGAAAACGCCTCTGAAATTGCTACAGGTGAGTCTGACAATAATAGTAGGAATATGGGCAATGGTGTGGATTCTGGTTCCAAAGTTGAGCATCCTGATGCTGTTGGTGAGGGGTGCGAAGGAGGTCATGAGCTCAGCAAAGGGCTTGATTTCCAAATTAGTACCAtggtgaagaggaagaggaggaagccTACCAGAAAACGTGAGACCTGTGACCTTGTTGACCCTCCTGCTAAAATTGAAGCAGAAGAAGGTTCTGGGACCAAGGCGTGTGATAGCTGCCAGGGGTCTCAAAATTCTCATGAAACGCTGAATGAGAGGCTCTGTGCAGAGAATGGGGATGAACACTTGCCTCTGGTAAAACGAGCCAGAGTCCGAATGAGTAGAGCTTATTACGCTGATGAAAAGGTCAATGCCTCTTCACAGTTCGAAGAAAGATCATCCAAAGACACTCCAACAAGTTCAGCCATGCAAACAAGCCCCTCGGTTAATCATGAAAATGATATTGTATCTGGTCATGATACTTCTGCGGCCAAAGAATTTAACAGCTTTGAGTTGTCTGGTAAGCTCCCAGGTGATATGGTTGATGTAGTGCCTCCTTATATGGGAAAACCTTCTGGCAGAATGTCTCCGTCTATATCCTGTGTTCAGACTGTAGGAGATAAACAGACTGCTATGGAGGTCCATGAGAACGAATTTAGCATGACGCCAAATGATGAAGTAACTCGAGCACGGTCTAATAAACTTGGCAGTTCGCTAGAAGGGAACACTCGTGTATCTGAAGGTTTTCAGGGTTGTTCGGAGGAATCACAAACCATAAACTGTCAAAATGTTGAGTCCGATCCTATTGGCATGCAATGCACACGTCAAAGTGAGAACAACGGAACCCCTTTGAATCCTGATACAGTGGACTCATCTGTAAATAATCCCCCGAGTTTATGCTCGGGTTTGGATATGACAGCGTCATGGGTACCTGCTCAGTCTCCTCATCAACACCAAAGCCATGACCATGATTCTTGTGACCAATCATTGGTCGCTGTTGAAGATGCTTCCCTTAAAGAAAAATGTGAGAATATTGATAATGTGACTCAAGGTGTTCAGTCCCAAGTTGTAGAACATTCTCCACCGTTCTGTTCAGTGGTCAATAATCAGGCGGCTGAAAACATGCAGGAAACTGAAAACACTCTACTGGAAATAAAACAAGGAAGTCTGGGTAAAGAACTTGATAGTGGCAAGCAAGCTCAGATAATACAGAATCCAGCTCCCTCTGCCACTGAACGTTATATGATGGATAAAGAAGCGGAACCTCAGTATGAAACGGTGCATAGCCACTGTGAGGATGCTGTGGAGAACAAAGAGCTGGAAAAGAG CTGTGAGGCGGATGAGCAGAAAGAGCAGATCCAAGCCACCAATTCTGTCTCAGTATCTGAGAACCTTTCACGTGAAAAAATGAGTCTATCTCCTGACTCTTCTGCCAGGGGGGCTCCACATGGCAATGTGTCTACTGTAGAAGGTGCAGATGGTATGCAGAACAACAATAATTGTAGCACCAGTGGCGAGAAAAAAACTATCAGTGATGACACaggcaaagaagaaagaagggTTGAAATTGGTGTAACTCAGGTGAATAAAATCGGTAGTTCTGATGTGCAATTCACCATTGAATCTTTTGAGACCGCACTTGCTTCCTTGGTGAGGACAAAGGAGACCATTGGCCGTGCAACTCGTTTAGCTATGGACTTGGTGAAATTTGGTATGTCGGCAAAG GCCATGGAAATTCTTGCTCATACTTTGGAAAGCGAGTCAAACTTACAAAGGAGGGTGGACTTATTTTTCCTTGTTGATTCTATAGCTCAGTGTTCCAAAG GTGATGCTGGCGGTGTTTATCTTTCATCCATTCAAGTTATGCTGCCTCGCCTGTTGGCTGCTGCTGTCCCAGCTGGAGCTACCACACAAGAAAACCGGAGACAGTGCTTGAAG GTTTTGAGGCTTTGGCTCGAAAGAAGGATCCTTCCTGAATCTATTGTTCGTCACCATATAAGAGAACTTGATTCACATAGTAACGCACCTGCTTGCCTCTATTCTCGGCGCTCAGCGCGAACAGAAAGGGCGCTGGATGACCCCGTCAGAGACATGGAGGGTATGCTCGTGGATGAATATGGAAG TAATTCAACCCTCCAGCTTCATGGATTGTGCATGCCTGCAATGCTTAAGGTTGAAGACGAAGGAAGTGACTCGGATGGGGGTGATTTTGAGTCTGTCACTCCTGAACACGAGTCCAGAATTTTAGAAGAACATGTTACACCTTCCATTACTGAAAGGCATACTCGTATACTTGAAGATGTTGACGGCGAGCTCGAAATGGAAGACGTGGCTCCACCTTGGGATGTTGGAAGTAAGGCACCCACTGATCAAGCTGATAATACAGAGTCTGCATATTGTCAGCCTGTCTCTGGCACTTCACATCAGAATGTGACCTCGTTATCTCCATTAGCTCCCCCTTCACAGAATGCGCAGTCTAATTCCTACACAAATGGTTTCGACGGCAGTGGATATCAAAGCATGCAC GGAGATCAGCAGGCACGGATGAATCCATCTACGCATTACCGAAGTCCTGAATCATCTTATAGTTCCCGTGCATCTTTGTCAAAAAGCATGCCACGCGGTGAGGGTTCTGACTTCCAGCATAGGCCTTATCCATCACCTAATCCCCCACCTCCGTCTTCTCATCACTATTATTCACATATGGAGCCGGACAACCATATGACAGAAGGTCCATCCTACCCTCACGGATCGCATTACACAGGGGATTTTGGTGAAAGGAATTATCATGATAGCCATGAAAGCATGAGGCATGCACCATATGAGAGTCGAGACAATTGGAGATATCATCCGCCGCCTTCTCATG GTCCACGATATCAGGACAGACACAAAGGCCATTACCAATCCAGTTCATACAGTGGCCATCACCGTGACTCTGGAAGGTTTCAGAACCACAGGTGGAGTCATCATTCTCCGCGTGcatataacaacaacaacagacaCTCTTTTCAACATAAACCACATTCGGAAGGCCCTGTTCCAGTCCCAATGAGAG ATCCGCAGGGCACATGGCATCAGAGGTGA